One part of the Canis lupus dingo isolate Sandy chromosome 14, ASM325472v2, whole genome shotgun sequence genome encodes these proteins:
- the LOC112670699 gene encoding uncharacterized protein LOC112670699 — protein sequence MNLGKEKGCAAVFQFLSSPGEAKDRDEIQDTLNSSLCQSSGDGNQLQQERPFCSSNKAIEDLSLQSRSQSPISFGESMPDDGSGDHGFPVKVDEGEVVEMHSCPQSYVPPPTSLAQFSQVSEGIQCDTSQWQDAEHEQSPEPSPESRKTSEEGAVRCGELDEVVVRDGFPKYVPNPAWLAQMNKGVDAGIQCDGSWWQDAELEKSPDQMPSKDEESSPACKTEGSQRKTIRTGELNTDEEMTRKDETEEEEHENFKKCADIQKSVTGRKQTSLSNFSSGNTGYLVKKNAASSTVLPEDSEDCDFEEEVEGEMEELDCLFAEVSPLGPVASSKGQIYHKAGRIISMPP from the coding sequence ATGaacttgggaaaagaaaaaggctgtGCAGCTGTTTTCCAATTCCTGTCCTCTCCAGGTGAAGCAAAAGACAGAGATGAAATCCAGGATACACTAAACTCCAGTCTGTGCCAGTCTTCTGGAGATGGCAATCAGCTCCAGCAGGAAAGGCCATTCTGCTCCAGCAATAAGGCCATTGAGGACCTGAGCCTACAGTCCAGATCCCAGAGTCCCATTAGCTTTGGGGAGAGCATGCCAGACGATGGCAGTGGGGACCATGGTTTCCCTGTGAAAGTGGATGAAGGTGAAGTGGTAGAGATGCACAGCTGCCCTCAGAGTTATGTCCCTCCCCCTACCTCTCTGGCCCAGTTCAGCCAAGTCAGTGAAGGCATTCAGTGTGATACGAGCCAGTGGCAGGATGCAGAACACGAACAATCTCCTGAGCCATCACCAGAAAGCAGAAAGACCTCAGAGGAAGGGGCAGTCAGGTGTGGGGAATTGGATGAGGTGGTGGTGAGGGACGGCTTCCCCAAGTATGTTCCTAACCCCGCCTGGTTGGCCCAGATGAACAAGGGAGTAGATGCGGGGATTCAGTGTGATGGCAGCTGGTGGCAGGATGCAGAGCTGGAGAAATCCCCTGACCAAATGCCTTCCAAAGATGAGGAGTCCTCACCAGCCTGCAAAACTGAGGGCTCACAGAGAAAGACCATCAGGACTGGGGAACTgaacacagatgaagaaatgaccAGGAAGGATGAGACTGAGGAGGAGGAGCACGAGAACTTCAAGAAGTGTGCAGATATTCAAAAGTCTGTGACCGGCAGGAAGCAGACCTCCCTGAGCAACTTCTCAAGTGGGAACACAGGCTATTTAGTGAAGAAAAATGCTGCCTCGAGCACTGTACTTCCCGAGGATTCAGAAGACTGTGACTTCGAAGAGGAAGTTGAAGGTGAAATGGAGGAGCTAGACTGCCTCTTTGCAGAAGTTAGTCCACTGGGCCCTGTGGCCTCTTCAAAAGGACAGATTTATCACAAAGCTGGCAGGATCATCAGCATGCCACCCTAG